A genomic stretch from Suncus etruscus isolate mSunEtr1 chromosome 17, mSunEtr1.pri.cur, whole genome shotgun sequence includes:
- the LOC125994790 gene encoding calcium homeostasis modulator protein 1: MDKFRMVFQFLQSNQESFMNGICGIMALASAQIYSAFDFNCPCLPGYNAAYSAGILLAPPLVLFLLGLVLNNNVSMLAEEWKRPPGRRAKDPAVLRYMFCSMAQRALIAPVVWVAVTLLDGKCFLCAFCTAVPVTALGNGSLAPSLPAPELARLLARVPCPEIYDGDWLLAREVAVRYLRCISQALGWSFVLLTTLLAFVVRSVRPCFTQAAFLKSKYWSHYIDIERKLFDETCTEHAKAFAKVCIQQFFEAMNQDLELGHSHGALAPAPINTAAPATLDRVEEEREKLRGITDQGAVNRLLTSWHKCKPPLHLGQEEPLVGNGWAGGGSRALRREVATYVSKV, from the exons ATGGACAAGTTCCGGATGGTCTTCCAGTTCCTACAGTCCAATCAGGAGTCTTTCATGAATGGCATCTGTGGCATCATGGCCCTGGCTAGTGCCCAGATCTACTCGGCCTTCGACTTCAACTGCCCTTGCTTACCTGGCTACAATGCGGCCTACAGTGCAGGCATCCTGCTGGCTCCGCCACTGGTGCTTTTCCTTCTGGGCCTGGTCCTCAACAATAACGTGTCCATGCTGGCCGAGGAATGGAAGCGGCCGCCTGGCCGACGAGCTAAGGACCCTGCCGTGCTGCGCTACATGTTCTGCTCCATGGCTCAGCGTGCCCTCATCGCGCCCGTGGTTTGGGTGGCTGTCACACTGCTTGATGGCAAGTGCTTCCTTTGTGCCTTCTGCACCGCTGTGCCCGTGACTGCGTTGGGTAACGGCAGTCTGGCCCCAAGCCTGCCTGCACCCGAGCTCGCCCGCCTGCTGGCTCGGGTGCCCTGTCCCGAGATCTACGATGGTGACTGGCTGCTGGCTCGAGAAGTGGCTGTGCGCTACCTGCGCTGCATCTCCCAG GCCCTGGGCTGGTCCTTCGTGCTGCTAACCACGCTGCTGGCCTTCGTGGTGCGCTCCGTGCGGCCATGCTTCACTCAGGCCGCCTTCCTCAAGAGCAAATACTGGTCCCACTACATTGACATCGAGCGCAAGCTCTTCGACGAGACGTGCACGGAGCATGCCAAGGCCTTCGCCAAGGTCTGCATCCAGCAGTTCTTTGAGGCCATGAACCAGGACCTGGAGCTGGGGCACTCCCATGGGGCTCTGGCCCCGGCCCCCATCAACACAGCGGCCCCGGCCACCCTCGACAGagtggaggaggaaagggagaagcTGCGCGGTATCACGGATCAGGGCGCGGTGAACAGGCTGCTCACCAGCTGGCACAAGTGCAAACCACCCCTGCACCTGGGCCAGGAGGAGCCACTGGTGGGCAATGGCTGGGCAGGGGGTGGCTCCCGGGCCCTTCGCAGGGAGGTAGCCACCTATGTCAGCAAGGTGTGA
- the CALHM3 gene encoding calcium homeostasis modulator protein 3: protein MEKLRLLFQHFQSSSESVMNGVCLLLAAGTVKLYSSFDFHCPCLARYNAAYGLGLLLAPPLALFLCGLLANRQSVLMVEEWRRPKGRRHKDPGMIRYMCSSVLQRALAAPLVWILLALLDGKCFVCAFSSSVDPEKFLDFANMTSSQVQLFLAKVPCKEDELVRDSPARKAVSRYLRCLSQAIGWSITLLLIILAFLLRCLRPCFDQTAFLQRRYWSNYVDLEQKLFDETCCEHARDLAHRCVLHFFHSMQSEMRARGLRRPAGDAQHQPLDLPEPPDSKPHLRAVSSPDQVDHLLSTWYSSKPPLGLVGDPGKWRGGLSH from the exons ATGGAGAAGCTCCGCCTGCTCTTCCAACACTTCCAGTCCAGCTCGGAGTCGGTGATGAACGGCGTCTGCCTGCTGTTGGCCGCCGGCACAGTCAAGCTCTACTCCTCCTTCGACTTCCACTGCCCCTGCCTGGCACGCTACAACGCTGCCTACGGGCTAGGCCTGCTGCTGGCGCCACCTCTCGCTCTTTTTCTCTGCGGCCTTCTGGCCAACCGGCAGTCAGTGCTCATGGTGGAAGAGTGGCGCCGGCCAAAGGGGCGTCGCCACAAGGACCCGGGCATGATCAG GTACATGTGTTCCTCCGTGCTTCAGAGAGCGCTGGCGGCACCCCTTGTCTGGATCCTGCTGGCCCTGCTTGATGGCAAGTGCTTCGTGTGCGCCTTCAGCAGCTCTGTGGACCCTGAGAAGTTTCTGGACTTCGCCAACATGACCTCCAGTCAGGTGCAGCTCTTCCTGGCGAAGGTGCCCTGCAAGGAGGATGAGTTGGTCAGAGACAGCCCAGCCCGAAAGGCTGTGTCCCGGTACCTGCGATGCCTGTCACAG GCCATCGGCTGGAGCATCACCCTGCTACTCATCATCCTGGCCTTCCTGCTGCGCTGCCTGAGGCCCTGCTTCGACCAGACGGCCTTTCTGCAGCGCAGATACTGGAGCAACTACGTGGACCTGGAGCAGAAGCTCTTCGATGAGACGTGCTGCGAGCACGCACGGGACTTGGCTCACCGCTGCGTGCTGCATTTCTTCCACAGCATGCAGAGCGAGATGCGGGCGCGGGGCCTGCGCCGGCCGGCAGGGGACGCACAACACCAGCCCCTGGACCTGCCTGAGCCCCCAGACAGCAAGCCCCATCTTCGCGCTGTCTCCAGCCCTGACCAAGTGGACCACCTCCTGAGCACCTGGTACTCCAGCAAACCGCCCCTCGGGCTTGTGGGCGACCCAGGAAAGTGGCGGGGAGGTCTCAGTCACTGA